The genome window CCTTACTTTATTTACTTACTGCATCACCATTCCACCGCAGATCGGAAGAACCTGCCCTGTCATGTACGAGGACATATCGCTCGCCAGGAACAGAACCACGTTCGCCACATCCTCCGGCTGACCAAACCGTCCCATCGGGATGGCCCCCAACATTTTCGTCCGGACTTCTTCTGGCAACGCTTCGGTCATCTTTGTCTCGATGAACCCGGGCGCAACCGCATTAACCCGCACATTCCTAGCCGCCAGTTCTTTTGCCGCCGACTTGGTCAGGGCAATCACTCCAGCTTTTGAGGCTGCGTAATTACACTGCCCCGCATTGCCAATCAAGCCAATAATTGAGGCCACGTTGACAATCGCCCCCGTGCGCTGCTTCATCATGGGACGGGCAACCGCCTTGGTAAACAAAAATGTCCCCTTCAAATTGACGGTGAGAACGGCATCCCAGTCCTGCTCCGACATGCGGATCATCAGGGTATCCTTGGTAATCCCGGCGTTGTTGACGAGAATGTCGATCTTGCCGAATTCCTTCACAGCCCCGTTCACAGCGGCATCCACGGCGGCCGCATTACCCACATCAACCTCAAAACATTTCACTTTACGGCCCATCGCCTCGATCAAACCGACGGTTTCGGTCAACCATTCAGCCTTGAGGTCACAAAGGGCAACATCGCACCCCTCCCCGGCCAATTTCTTCGCAATCGCCTGCCCGATCCCACGTGCCGCGCCGGTCACTAACGCCACTTTACCTGTCATAGTCGCCATAGTCATGCTCCTGAACACCCTCTAAGGAAGAGGGCTTATAATCTTACGCTTTCAACACCGCCACGGCCTTTTCCAATGTCGGCACATCCTGAATGCTCACAGAGGACGCATCCTTATCAATCCGTTTGATCAGCCCGGCCAGAACCTTACCGGGGCCACATTCGATATATTCGGTCACGCCCATCGCCTTGAAGGTCTCAATACTGGCGACCCACTGAACCGAAGAGGTCACCTGCTGAAGCATCCGGGCTTTGATTTCTGCCGGGCCGCCGTGGGGCTTGCCCGTGACATTGGAAAGGACCGGAATCGTGGGGACCTGGAGTGCCATCCCGCCCAATACCTGCTCCAATTTACCGACCGCCGAGGCCATCAAGGGCGAATGGAAGGCCCCCGCCACCGGCAGAACGACCGTCTTTTTCGCTCCAGCTGCCTGAGCCAGCTTCTCGGCTTCAGCGATTTTATCCTTATCGCCAGACAACACAATTTGCTCAGTCGAATTGATGTTCGCCATCTGCACGCCGACCGCCTCACAAACCTTGGCCAGTTCCGCCATGGGGAGGCCCATCACGCTCACCATGCCGCCGGGACGTTCGGTGCAGGCTTCCTGCATGGCTTTTCCGCGAACCTGAAGAATTTTGACAGCCTCTTCAAAAGTAACCACACCCGCAGCCCAAAGCGCGGTCCACTCGCCCAGACTGAGCCCGGCTGTACCGGCCACCTGGAGTTCAGGATAAAGCTTCTTGAGGGCGGTGAAACAGGCGGCACTGGTCACAAAGATTGCCGGCTGACATTTATCCGACTTGGTGATTTCTTCAATCGGGCCTTCTGCGCAAAGCTTGGCGAGATCATAGCCGAGCACGGCGCTCGCGCGATCGAAAAGGTCTTTGCACTCGGGATAGGCCGCTGCCAGATCCTTACCCATGCCGACAAACTGAGCACCCTGTCCTGCAAATACTACCGCTCTTGTTTTCATCTTCATCTCCCTTGTTCGCGTCTCACGCCTTCACATCTCACATCTCACGTCTCACGTCTCACGTCTTACATCTTCACAACCATGGCGCCCCAGGTGAGCCCACCACCAAAGGCGACCAGAACCACATTGTCACCCTTCTTAATCCGCCCGCACTGCAGCGCTTCATCCAGCGCCACCGGGATCGAGGCCGAGGACATATTTCCATATTTATCGAGGTTGATGAAAAACTTCTCCGGGCCAACCTCCAAACGCGAACGGATGGCCTCCACGATACGCATATTGGCCTGATGCGGCACCACGCAGGCGATATCCGCCATGGTTAACCCGCTTTTCTCCAGGGCACGCCGGGCTGATTCCCCCATGGCGCGCACTGCATGTTTGAAGATTTCCTTGCCTTCCATCCGCATGTAATGCTTGCGACTCTCGACGGTCTCCGCGGAAGCAGGGGTTCGGCTGCCACCGGCCGGGAGATTCAACAAGCCGGTCAGGGCGCCATCGGACCCGGTTACGGTCGAGAGGATCCCCTCCCCCGTCTCGCGAACCTGCACCACCACGGCTCCAGCCCCATCACCAAACAAAACGCAGGTGGTACGATCCTGCCAATCCACGATCGTACTCATCTTTTCGGCCCCGATCACCAACGCGGTCTTAAACCGGCCGGTCAACAGGTATTGGCTCGCCGCATCCAGGGCGTAAAGAAAGCCGGTACAGGCCGCTTCCAGCCCGATACAGGTGGCGTTTTTGGCGCCAATCAAATTCTGGACAAAACAGGCGGTATTAGGGAAAGGCATGTCAGGCGTAATCGTTGCCACAATAATCAGATCGATCTCTTCGGGCTTGACCCCCGCCGACGCCATCGCGCGACGTGACGCCTCTGCCGCCAAATCCGAGGTGGCCTGATCCTCACGGGCAATGTGACGCTCCCGGATTCCGCTGCGGGTGACAATCCACTCATCCGTGGTATCAACCATTTTCTCCAAATCGGCATTTGTCAAAATGCGCTCGCCGACGTAGTGACCCGTTCCAATAATGGCAACATGACGTGTGGTGGTGGTACTCATGATTTATTATGTAACTTCCTTGCTTCTTCAATAATCCGGTCGTTTACATGATGTCCAACCGATTCACAGGCAACCCGCACAGCGTGATAGATAGCCGTACGCGAAGACGATCCGTGCGTGATGATACAGACCCCGTTCACACCCAACAGCGGCGCTCCGCCAAACATTTCAGGATCCATTTTTTTCTTGATGGACTTCAAGGCCCCACGCAACAACAGCGCGCCCAGAATTCGGATGGGGTTAGCCTTGAACTCTTTTTTCAACCAGGCCCCGATAGTGTGCGCCACACTCTCGCTCGTCTTCAACACAACATTGCCGACAAACCCATCGCACACCACGACATCCGTCTCGCCCAGAAACAGATCATGACCCTCGACGTTCCCCCTGAAATTAACCGGGGCGGCGCTCAGAAGCCGGAACGCCTCCTTGGTGGTCTCATTCCCTTTGGAATCCTCTCCACCAATACTCATCAGGCCGACAACAGGATTAGGCTGCCCCAGGATTTCCCGGGCATACACACTCCCCATGATTCCGAATTCGGCCAGAAGCTCCGGCGAACAATCCGTATTCGCACCAGCGTCAATCAGGACAATCGGACGCCCCATCGTCGGCATCACCGTCGCAATAGCCGGCCGCTGTATGCCCGCCAAGGTACGCAATTTCAGAGTAGCCGCCACCACCATCGCGCCGGTATTACCCGCCGAAACAGCAGCATCAACCTCCCCCGCATTGATCATGTCCATCATCCGACTGATGGAATTATCCTTTTTCTTGCGGATCGCTAAAGCAGGCGTCTCCTCCATGCCGATTATTTCGGAGGCATGACGGATCACCAGCTTCGGGGGAATAGGACCATAAGCCTTAAGCTCCTGACAGATTACCTCTTCCTGGCCAACCAGGACGAGGGACGTCAAGTCTTTCAGCTCCCGTGCCGCTAACACGGCACCGGCCACAATTTCTCTGGGGGCAAAATCGCCCCCCATCGCGTCAACGGCGATACGCATAGGCTTAGTCGGCCTGTACGCTCACAACTTGACGCCCGCGATAGTAGCCGCATGAACGGCATACCCGGTGCGGCTCTTGAGAAGCCCCACACTGCGGACAGTTTTTGATCGTCATCACACGAGCCTTGATACATGCCCGGCGCGTGCGAATCTTAGCTTTCGATTTTTTTCTTTTTGGAACTGCCATTTTTCACCTCAATATTGTCCAGACCGCTAAATGCCGTCCAACACTTTTCCTTAAGCGGCGTACACCCGCACTTCACCCGATTCAGGTTTGCTCCGCACACGGGACACAACCCGTGACACGATTCCTGACACAACGGATAATTTGGAAAGGCGAGGATAATAGTTTCGCGGACCTCATCCGTCAAGTCTAGCGTCTCATGAAGATTTGGGACCTCTTGTTCAAAGAAAAACGCCGGATCCGACACCTCCTCCACAAAGGAGTCGGCACATCGTGAACAAATGAATTTTACCTCGGTACTCACCTGCCCCGTGACAAGTAATTCATGCTCCAAACACTGAACATGCAACTCATAGTCGATCGGACCTGAAACCGGAGCAGACTTATCCTCTTTAAGCGCAACGACTTCTGCCGGAACCTGTCCCTCGACGTCCAGTCCGTCCTCGGGAATTCGCCATGGCTCAATTTTGATAGACATGATTACCCTTTCATCTTTTTCTCAAGAAATCGCTTCACGGGGGGGGGCACAAATGGAGTGACATCTCCGCCCCGTTCTGAAATTTCCCGCACCGTACTGGAACTGATATAGCTGAAAGTCTCCTTCGGCATCAGAAAAATCATCTCGATTTCAGGAGCCATCTTGCGATTGGCCAGCGCCATCTGAAATTCATATTCGAAGTCTGAAAACGCGCGCAACCCTCTTAACAGAACATGAATGTCTTTGGCACGGGCATAATTAACCAGCAATCCGTCAAATGCATCCACTTTCACATTTTTCATGCCTTTAACCGAAGCTTTCACCATCGCAATCCGCTCATCTGCACTGAAAACAGTCTTTTTGCGGGAATTCACACCCACCGCGACAATGACTTCTTGAAAAATATGGGAGGCCCGTTCAATCAAATCCAAATGGCCCAACGTCAAGGGGTCAAACGACCCGGGATATATGGCTGAATGTTTCATTATTTCCTCAATTTCTTATACATCGTCACCCGCGTTCCGCCATACACCTTCGAAGCTGTGATCTCCCAGGCATAGTGTCGGGCTTCAACTTCCTCGCGGGACTGCTCCATCACAAAAATTCCTTCTTCAGTTAAAAGCCCGCCGATTGACAGGATATTCAGCAACCGCGTCGCCCACCGGGCAGTCCCGGGCCGGTCATAAGGCGGATCGGCAAAAATGATATCATAAGATTGCGTGCCCTTTAACCCCTCAATAAAACGAAAAACATCGCTACGATTAGCCTTCCACTCCTGATCGGCCGTCTTCCCTGATTCTCCGCCACACAAGGTCTCGAGATTGGATTTCAATACAGGAAAAACCTGGGCCCCGCCCTCAACCCAGTCTATACGGGCAGCCCCCCGGCTCCAAGCCTCAAGGCCCACGGCACCGGTTCCGGCAAACAGATCAAGAAAAGAAGCCCCGGGAATCCGTTCCGCCAAAGAGGAAAATACCGCCTGCCGGACCATGTCCTGTGTCGGCCTTACCTCATCCCCCTTCGGCGACTTGATCAGTCGCCCCCGTAATATGCCTCCCGTAAC of bacterium contains these proteins:
- the rsmD gene encoding 16S rRNA (guanine(966)-N(2))-methyltransferase RsmD; translated protein: MRVTGGILRGRLIKSPKGDEVRPTQDMVRQAVFSSLAERIPGASFLDLFAGTGAVGLEAWSRGAARIDWVEGGAQVFPVLKSNLETLCGGESGKTADQEWKANRSDVFRFIEGLKGTQSYDIIFADPPYDRPGTARWATRLLNILSIGGLLTEEGIFVMEQSREEVEARHYAWEITASKVYGGTRVTMYKKLRK
- a CDS encoding DUF177 domain-containing protein; this encodes MSIKIEPWRIPEDGLDVEGQVPAEVVALKEDKSAPVSGPIDYELHVQCLEHELLVTGQVSTEVKFICSRCADSFVEEVSDPAFFFEQEVPNLHETLDLTDEVRETIILAFPNYPLCQESCHGLCPVCGANLNRVKCGCTPLKEKCWTAFSGLDNIEVKNGSSKKKKIES
- the plsX gene encoding phosphate acyltransferase PlsX, which translates into the protein MRIAVDAMGGDFAPREIVAGAVLAARELKDLTSLVLVGQEEVICQELKAYGPIPPKLVIRHASEIIGMEETPALAIRKKKDNSISRMMDMINAGEVDAAVSAGNTGAMVVAATLKLRTLAGIQRPAIATVMPTMGRPIVLIDAGANTDCSPELLAEFGIMGSVYAREILGQPNPVVGLMSIGGEDSKGNETTKEAFRLLSAAPVNFRGNVEGHDLFLGETDVVVCDGFVGNVVLKTSESVAHTIGAWLKKEFKANPIRILGALLLRGALKSIKKKMDPEMFGGAPLLGVNGVCIITHGSSSRTAIYHAVRVACESVGHHVNDRIIEEARKLHNKS
- the coaD gene encoding pantetheine-phosphate adenylyltransferase; amino-acid sequence: MKHSAIYPGSFDPLTLGHLDLIERASHIFQEVIVAVGVNSRKKTVFSADERIAMVKASVKGMKNVKVDAFDGLLVNYARAKDIHVLLRGLRAFSDFEYEFQMALANRKMAPEIEMIFLMPKETFSYISSSTVREISERGGDVTPFVPPPVKRFLEKKMKG
- the fabG gene encoding 3-oxoacyl-[acyl-carrier-protein] reductase; the encoded protein is MATMTGKVALVTGAARGIGQAIAKKLAGEGCDVALCDLKAEWLTETVGLIEAMGRKVKCFEVDVGNAAAVDAAVNGAVKEFGKIDILVNNAGITKDTLMIRMSEQDWDAVLTVNLKGTFLFTKAVARPMMKQRTGAIVNVASIIGLIGNAGQCNYAASKAGVIALTKSAAKELAARNVRVNAVAPGFIETKMTEALPEEVRTKMLGAIPMGRFGQPEDVANVVLFLASDMSSYMTGQVLPICGGMVMQ
- a CDS encoding beta-ketoacyl-ACP synthase III, with the translated sequence MSTTTTRHVAIIGTGHYVGERILTNADLEKMVDTTDEWIVTRSGIRERHIAREDQATSDLAAEASRRAMASAGVKPEEIDLIIVATITPDMPFPNTACFVQNLIGAKNATCIGLEAACTGFLYALDAASQYLLTGRFKTALVIGAEKMSTIVDWQDRTTCVLFGDGAGAVVVQVRETGEGILSTVTGSDGALTGLLNLPAGGSRTPASAETVESRKHYMRMEGKEIFKHAVRAMGESARRALEKSGLTMADIACVVPHQANMRIVEAIRSRLEVGPEKFFINLDKYGNMSSASIPVALDEALQCGRIKKGDNVVLVAFGGGLTWGAMVVKM
- the fabD gene encoding ACP S-malonyltransferase, with translation MKTRAVVFAGQGAQFVGMGKDLAAAYPECKDLFDRASAVLGYDLAKLCAEGPIEEITKSDKCQPAIFVTSAACFTALKKLYPELQVAGTAGLSLGEWTALWAAGVVTFEEAVKILQVRGKAMQEACTERPGGMVSVMGLPMAELAKVCEAVGVQMANINSTEQIVLSGDKDKIAEAEKLAQAAGAKKTVVLPVAGAFHSPLMASAVGKLEQVLGGMALQVPTIPVLSNVTGKPHGGPAEIKARMLQQVTSSVQWVASIETFKAMGVTEYIECGPGKVLAGLIKRIDKDASSVSIQDVPTLEKAVAVLKA
- the rpmF gene encoding 50S ribosomal protein L32 encodes the protein MAVPKRKKSKAKIRTRRACIKARVMTIKNCPQCGASQEPHRVCRSCGYYRGRQVVSVQAD